One window of the Klebsiella oxytoca genome contains the following:
- a CDS encoding sugar phosphate isomerase/epimerase family protein: MKTIKGPGIFLAQFIGAQAPFNTLQGVAQWAAGLGYQALQIPCNHPAIFDVERAAVSQTYCDEVRGMLAEQGLVISELSTHLEGQLVAVHPAYDTAFDAFAPAALRGNPQARQQWAVEKVRQAAVASARLGLKAHATFSGALAWPYFYPWPPHNQPLLDEAFAELARRWRPLLDIFDEQGVDVCYEIHPGEDLHDGVTFERFLQRVGNHPRCNMLYDPSHLHLQQMDYLAYIDIYHSRIKAFHVKDAEFRRDGRSGVYGGYQNWQQRAGRFRSPGDGQIDFKGIFSKLTEYDFDGWAVLEWECCLKDAEVGAREGSEFIRRHIIPVSGRAFDDFATGKEGE, from the coding sequence ATGAAAACGATTAAGGGACCGGGCATTTTTCTGGCGCAGTTTATCGGCGCACAGGCGCCGTTTAATACCCTGCAGGGCGTGGCGCAGTGGGCTGCCGGTCTGGGCTATCAGGCATTGCAGATCCCCTGCAACCATCCGGCGATTTTCGACGTTGAGCGGGCGGCGGTGAGTCAGACCTATTGCGATGAAGTAAGAGGCATGCTGGCGGAACAGGGGCTGGTAATCAGCGAGCTTTCCACGCATCTTGAGGGCCAGCTGGTAGCCGTTCATCCGGCTTATGATACGGCCTTTGACGCGTTTGCTCCGGCTGCGCTGCGCGGTAACCCGCAGGCGCGCCAGCAGTGGGCGGTCGAGAAAGTGCGCCAGGCGGCGGTGGCCTCGGCGCGTTTGGGGCTGAAGGCGCACGCCACCTTTTCCGGGGCGCTGGCGTGGCCATATTTTTATCCGTGGCCGCCGCATAATCAGCCGCTTCTCGATGAGGCTTTTGCTGAGCTGGCCCGGCGCTGGCGGCCGCTGCTTGATATTTTCGACGAACAGGGCGTCGATGTTTGCTACGAAATCCATCCCGGCGAGGACCTGCATGATGGCGTGACCTTTGAGCGTTTTCTGCAGCGGGTTGGCAACCATCCGCGCTGCAATATGCTCTATGACCCCAGCCATTTGCACCTCCAGCAGATGGACTATCTGGCGTATATCGATATCTATCATTCGCGGATCAAGGCGTTTCACGTTAAAGACGCTGAATTCCGCCGCGATGGCCGCAGCGGGGTCTACGGCGGCTATCAGAACTGGCAGCAGCGGGCGGGGCGCTTTCGCTCGCCGGGCGACGGGCAGATCGATTTCAAAGGGATTTTCAGTAAGCTCACCGAGTATGATTTTGACGGCTGGGCGGTGCTGGAGTGGGAGTGCTGCCTGAAGGATGCGGAGGTCGGTGCGCGCGAAGGCAGCGAGTTTATCCGCCGCCATATCATTCCGGTCTCCGGGCGGGCGTTTGATGATTTTGCCACCGGCAAGGAGGGGGAATAA
- a CDS encoding Gfo/Idh/MocA family protein, giving the protein MIQVGIIGSGFIGPAHLEALRRVGDIEVVALCDGSLEMAQQKARQLNVAHAYASVEALLAHPGLQVVHNCTPNHLHAQINRQILSAGLHVFSEKPLCMSPEEARELVALAESAGVVHGVSFVYRQFAMVQQAAAMMRNGDVGRLFAAHGSYLQDWMLLDTDYNWRVDSAQGGASRAMADIGSHWCDTVQFMTGRRIVEVMADLSIVWPTRKAPVAGDATFSQHRADGEYEARPVDTEDLGSVLFRFDDGSKGCFTVSQVSAGRKNGLTVEINGSNCSLAWQQEVPQRLWIGHRQRPNQLLSDDPSLMLEEAAASAHFPGGHIEGWPDAFKNMMLSFYQAVRDGQMPQEPHRRFASFREGADVMFIIDAIVKSHQLQRWVKVVR; this is encoded by the coding sequence ATGATTCAGGTTGGCATTATTGGCTCGGGTTTTATCGGCCCGGCGCATCTGGAAGCGCTGCGCAGAGTCGGCGATATCGAGGTGGTGGCGCTGTGCGACGGTAGCCTGGAGATGGCGCAACAGAAGGCGCGGCAGCTCAACGTGGCGCATGCTTACGCTAGCGTTGAGGCATTGCTGGCGCATCCCGGGCTACAGGTGGTGCATAATTGCACGCCGAACCACCTGCATGCGCAGATTAACCGCCAGATCCTCTCCGCCGGTCTGCACGTCTTTTCGGAAAAACCGCTATGCATGAGCCCCGAGGAGGCGCGGGAGCTGGTGGCGCTGGCGGAAAGCGCCGGCGTGGTCCACGGGGTCAGCTTCGTCTATCGCCAGTTTGCTATGGTGCAGCAGGCGGCGGCGATGATGCGCAACGGCGACGTCGGCAGGCTGTTTGCGGCGCACGGCAGCTATCTTCAGGACTGGATGCTGCTGGATACCGACTATAACTGGCGGGTGGATTCGGCGCAGGGCGGCGCGTCGCGGGCGATGGCCGATATTGGTTCACACTGGTGCGATACGGTGCAGTTTATGACCGGCCGACGCATTGTGGAGGTGATGGCGGATCTCTCTATCGTCTGGCCGACGCGTAAAGCGCCTGTCGCCGGTGACGCGACCTTCAGCCAGCATCGCGCTGACGGCGAGTACGAAGCGCGGCCCGTCGACACTGAAGATCTGGGGTCGGTACTGTTTCGTTTTGATGATGGCAGCAAGGGCTGTTTTACCGTTTCGCAGGTCAGCGCCGGAAGAAAAAATGGCCTGACGGTGGAGATCAACGGCAGCAACTGTTCGCTTGCCTGGCAGCAGGAAGTACCGCAGCGGCTGTGGATTGGTCATCGCCAGCGGCCAAACCAGCTGCTCAGCGACGATCCGAGCCTGATGTTGGAAGAGGCCGCCGCCAGCGCCCATTTCCCCGGCGGGCATATTGAGGGCTGGCCCGATGCCTTTAAAAATATGATGCTGAGTTTTTATCAGGCGGTGCGTGACGGCCAGATGCCGCAGGAACCGCATCGGCGCTTTGCCTCGTTCCGTGAGGGGGCAGACGTGATGTTCATCATTGATGCGATAGTAAAAAGTCATCAGCTGCAGCGCTGGGTAAAAGTAGTCAGATAA
- a CDS encoding helix-turn-helix transcriptional regulator has translation MTVRNCEVKCIACGLNCRIEAESKIERSLCAERKFAVWPDKNYFFKRAVNDLVFRELTCFVPEGIIVVDFSLDNILYFLNKDWAEKLNATGLKIILVADRSLLPMANFWMQRYEFSWSVVAVNGNLSNLLKKIKRLMLGRSIHCRRTPSLTESEMRTLRLLAAGYSSQDIARIMACDPRSVYRFQYSLCKKLGGLNRLRELRFKHTIPALD, from the coding sequence ATGACAGTGCGTAACTGTGAAGTTAAATGTATAGCCTGTGGTTTAAACTGCCGTATTGAAGCAGAGAGTAAAATTGAACGTTCTCTTTGTGCAGAGCGGAAGTTTGCGGTGTGGCCCGATAAAAACTATTTTTTTAAACGTGCAGTAAATGATTTGGTTTTCCGGGAACTGACCTGCTTTGTGCCTGAAGGGATTATTGTCGTGGATTTTTCGTTGGATAATATATTGTATTTTCTGAATAAAGATTGGGCTGAGAAGCTGAACGCGACAGGGCTGAAAATCATTCTGGTGGCGGACAGAAGCCTGCTGCCAATGGCCAATTTTTGGATGCAGCGTTACGAGTTTTCATGGTCGGTGGTGGCGGTCAATGGTAACTTAAGCAACTTACTTAAAAAAATAAAACGCCTGATGCTGGGGCGCAGTATTCACTGCCGACGCACGCCGTCGCTGACGGAGAGCGAGATGCGTACGCTCCGCCTGCTGGCCGCCGGATATTCCAGTCAGGATATCGCCCGCATCATGGCCTGCGATCCCCGTAGCGTCTATCGTTTTCAATACTCTTTATGCAAGAAGCTCGGAGGATTAAATCGTTTGCGGGAGCTGCGTTTCAAACATACCATTCCCGCTCTGGATTAG
- a CDS encoding fimbria/pilus periplasmic chaperone → MMKKILALGFCGLCMQPASAVYFNSIIYDMDASKDFISRPIVNDTKNNNLYTISAYKISRPGNGDEKPVPGQDKDLVWSPLKFTVQANGQEYFKLYYRGPKDDIERYYRVIFTETPVTVFPWRRDEKKMDVVPAVSMSTILIVRPRKTQLKYEINEATGTIKNTGNTFFRVVIQKGCNGDDESSTQFYMLPGESWKDPKAQYGNKKFIVALGKYHRLGSSCFTDASD, encoded by the coding sequence ATGATGAAAAAAATCCTTGCCCTCGGATTTTGCGGGCTTTGTATGCAGCCCGCCTCTGCGGTGTACTTTAACTCCATTATCTATGATATGGATGCCAGTAAAGATTTTATCTCCCGGCCAATAGTCAATGATACAAAAAACAACAATTTGTACACCATATCGGCTTATAAAATATCCCGGCCGGGCAACGGAGATGAAAAGCCAGTACCGGGTCAGGATAAAGACCTGGTCTGGTCGCCGCTGAAGTTCACGGTTCAGGCAAACGGCCAGGAGTATTTCAAACTGTACTACCGCGGACCTAAAGACGATATTGAGCGATATTATCGGGTTATCTTTACGGAAACTCCGGTGACGGTTTTCCCCTGGCGTCGGGATGAGAAAAAAATGGATGTCGTTCCCGCGGTGTCGATGAGCACGATTCTCATCGTGCGTCCTCGTAAAACTCAACTCAAGTATGAGATAAACGAAGCAACGGGCACCATTAAAAATACCGGTAACACCTTTTTTAGAGTTGTTATCCAGAAAGGATGCAACGGTGATGATGAAAGCTCAACGCAATTTTATATGTTGCCAGGGGAAAGCTGGAAAGATCCAAAGGCTCAATATGGTAATAAGAAATTTATTGTCGCATTGGGTAAATACCATCGATTAGGAAGCAGCTGCTTTACCGATGCCTCTGACTAA
- a CDS encoding fimbrial protein has product MSIKPQTIMLLAGWMLAAPAMALTATNDGSGSNTYMFIDNDVDDEYFITTSSLSPRFTGANVWTKYPTNQRSLGYLGNSGWSYTNRYFDLWIENSPINQPFLGIRCQTTGSNCPTSGYITPDVIDKEGFYHAMSGSSVTNGSYGAGTLSQSAYEYFRDRPVGTIDSLQLNLCYMDSRADYDFASGVRCKDLPSGGKWVYYTFNLEKVSHLTLNSTGAMAEVWIASDGTPSVNLGSDLCQMAEVGSGLSKASGIVCKMVSYSFQETKTLTTQLDFRMLIDTAMLGFSPSASDVRFSGDGASWYNYSNTNVDYNQIFTPSGNYVYVFLSNAFFQKVLKAGTDLTNKDALFTFYFDNGVTPQSGYYQFTPSTLINLIPREYGISIVASDGSSHPQASGKIGSEEPITFEYKVTTSASRQADSITAQVVGDSTTINGVPYCLFTSADETLKVPVPAYLQWISATGGTVKVRNSCGENPVDMTDAAWVQTAWNANVNDGFFFTTTLKLLFPMDDSRSQFTVSGHDWMGVVSATGDVKVTATWIGVDRGS; this is encoded by the coding sequence ATGTCTATTAAACCCCAGACCATCATGCTGCTGGCCGGCTGGATGCTGGCCGCGCCGGCAATGGCGCTTACCGCTACCAACGACGGGAGCGGAAGCAACACCTATATGTTTATCGATAACGATGTCGACGATGAATATTTCATCACCACCAGCTCCCTGTCCCCGCGCTTTACCGGGGCCAATGTCTGGACAAAATATCCGACTAATCAGCGCAGTCTGGGATATCTAGGCAACTCAGGGTGGAGTTACACCAACCGCTACTTCGACCTGTGGATCGAGAATTCGCCCATTAACCAACCGTTTCTCGGGATCCGCTGCCAGACTACGGGCTCAAACTGCCCGACCTCAGGCTATATCACTCCCGACGTCATCGATAAAGAGGGCTTTTATCACGCGATGTCAGGTAGCTCCGTAACAAACGGTAGCTATGGCGCCGGAACGCTGAGCCAGTCGGCCTATGAGTATTTTCGCGATCGGCCGGTGGGAACCATCGATAGTTTGCAGCTTAATCTTTGCTACATGGACTCCAGAGCCGATTATGACTTTGCCTCCGGCGTTCGCTGTAAAGATCTCCCCAGCGGAGGAAAGTGGGTTTACTACACGTTTAACCTCGAAAAGGTCTCGCATCTGACGTTAAACAGTACCGGCGCGATGGCGGAAGTGTGGATTGCCAGCGATGGCACGCCAAGCGTCAACCTCGGCTCTGATTTATGCCAGATGGCCGAGGTCGGAAGCGGTTTGTCGAAAGCTTCGGGAATCGTCTGTAAAATGGTGTCTTACAGCTTTCAGGAGACCAAAACCCTCACCACCCAACTTGATTTCCGGATGCTCATTGATACGGCGATGCTGGGATTCTCTCCTTCGGCGTCGGACGTAAGGTTCAGCGGTGATGGGGCAAGCTGGTACAACTACAGTAACACTAACGTCGACTATAACCAGATCTTCACTCCGTCAGGTAACTACGTCTACGTATTCCTGTCCAACGCCTTTTTCCAAAAAGTTCTGAAAGCGGGAACGGATTTAACCAACAAGGATGCGCTGTTCACCTTCTATTTTGATAACGGAGTCACTCCGCAATCGGGTTATTATCAGTTCACGCCGTCAACGTTAATTAACCTCATCCCGCGGGAATACGGCATCAGCATTGTTGCCAGCGACGGCAGCTCTCATCCACAAGCATCCGGCAAGATCGGCAGCGAAGAGCCAATCACCTTTGAGTACAAAGTGACAACTTCCGCATCGCGTCAGGCCGACAGCATCACTGCCCAGGTGGTTGGTGATTCCACCACCATAAACGGTGTGCCGTACTGCCTGTTTACCTCAGCGGACGAGACGCTAAAAGTCCCTGTCCCGGCCTACCTGCAATGGATCTCCGCGACCGGCGGTACGGTAAAAGTCCGTAACAGCTGCGGTGAAAATCCTGTCGATATGACAGACGCCGCATGGGTTCAGACGGCCTGGAACGCCAACGTCAACGATGGTTTCTTTTTTACCACCACGCTGAAGCTGCTGTTTCCGATGGATGACTCACGCTCACAGTTTACGGTTAGCGGCCACGACTGGATGGGTGTCGTCAGCGCTACCGGGGATGTAAAAGTGACCGCCACCTGGATTGGCGTCGATCGGGGGTCATGA
- a CDS encoding TcfC E-set like domain-containing protein has translation MDNLGYVKGTLFAGLLISVNQGLAANATTPVKVSNYVIPSVFANALYQGMSVPVFIRYEGDNSTQRSQQKIADAILTIKDNEFRLNQIALSDLPERTELSPQIKSLLNEMQDKGIGDGQRVYINKDASLSLDTRSFYLELTVNREAMQAAILPRTNVLGESTAQDLSSVLNYSMGSYYNKFENTDSASSYLTLDNTWSLREHHLNFNGSLYGIGTGNQQGKMYRSMYERDYQGRRLAMGMVDTWNLQSIASMSALNSSRIYGVSYGNKSSSQTQDNTLSLVPVTVFLPAAGEVHVYRDGKLLSIQNFSMGSYELDTSRLPFGIYNVDVQVVVNGRVVSSRTANINKTFARKSSVTGDLSWQTFGGSLEYNKMQYRRYNNINYGTRNTWIAGVAAATSQPWLSGVNLKTTLYGFDNNGVNESEANVIFNNAFSFNQQGLFATDGSWQSTSTFNMSLPDGYGSLWGSRQYGSIGNALPMQQNDYFTVGASANLRKIAPFLGTLSVSRTNNKYTGSTYTNFDYDQSLLANRYATISLRAGIQNYQYNNNENLRDKYVNIDISIPFSTWLSTGVSSQNGNMLANATLRKSFDDSAITQVGASVSKQIKQNKNDDSSYRSDDYAANSYVSYDTKYNAGTVSVSRSSQHSSNYSLSSQGSVAWTQKNIYAGKGTQSAGLVVNTNFTGKGRMMAQINGQNYPLTGKSNFISLPPYAEYKVELMNDKNSEDSVDIVNGRRNKVVLYPGNVSVINPEVKQLVTVFGRVKDRRGGYYANADIHNHIGKTRTDELGEFAMDVDKRYPVITLVDKFGGICEVDLDLKEAKGAVWVGEIPCEIQQQTASVTGDVKNVY, from the coding sequence ATGGATAATCTTGGTTATGTCAAAGGGACGTTGTTCGCTGGGTTATTGATATCGGTAAACCAGGGGTTGGCAGCTAATGCAACAACGCCAGTTAAAGTCAGTAACTATGTTATTCCTTCGGTATTTGCTAACGCGTTATATCAGGGCATGTCGGTCCCTGTTTTTATTCGTTATGAAGGCGATAATAGTACGCAACGCAGTCAGCAAAAAATCGCCGATGCAATCCTTACCATCAAGGATAATGAGTTTCGTCTGAACCAGATCGCGCTGAGCGATCTGCCGGAGCGAACCGAATTGTCACCTCAAATAAAATCGCTGCTCAACGAGATGCAGGATAAGGGCATCGGCGATGGTCAGCGTGTTTATATCAATAAAGATGCCTCACTTTCGCTCGATACGCGTTCATTTTATCTTGAGCTGACGGTAAACCGGGAAGCCATGCAGGCCGCTATTTTGCCGCGTACCAACGTACTTGGAGAATCCACCGCGCAGGACCTCTCCAGCGTGCTGAATTACTCGATGGGGAGCTATTACAATAAATTCGAGAATACCGATAGCGCCAGTAGCTATCTGACCCTTGATAACACCTGGTCGCTGCGGGAGCACCATCTGAACTTTAACGGCTCCCTCTACGGCATTGGTACCGGAAATCAGCAGGGTAAAATGTATCGCTCCATGTACGAGCGCGACTACCAGGGGCGCCGTCTGGCCATGGGGATGGTGGACACCTGGAATCTGCAATCTATCGCCAGCATGAGCGCTCTCAACTCCAGCCGTATTTATGGCGTCAGCTATGGCAATAAAAGCAGTTCACAAACTCAAGATAATACGCTTTCACTGGTGCCCGTCACGGTGTTCCTGCCGGCGGCCGGTGAAGTACACGTTTATCGTGACGGCAAACTGCTCAGCATTCAAAACTTCTCAATGGGCAGCTACGAGCTTGATACTTCACGCCTGCCGTTTGGTATCTACAACGTCGATGTACAGGTGGTGGTTAACGGACGCGTCGTCAGCAGCCGGACGGCCAACATCAATAAAACCTTCGCCCGCAAATCGAGCGTTACCGGCGATCTCTCGTGGCAAACCTTCGGGGGCAGCCTCGAATACAACAAGATGCAGTATCGCCGCTACAACAACATTAATTATGGAACACGCAATACGTGGATAGCCGGGGTCGCCGCTGCAACCAGCCAACCCTGGCTCTCTGGCGTGAATCTGAAAACCACGCTCTACGGTTTTGACAATAACGGCGTCAATGAAAGCGAAGCTAACGTTATTTTCAATAATGCTTTCAGCTTTAACCAGCAGGGGCTGTTCGCCACCGACGGCAGCTGGCAGAGTACCTCTACATTCAATATGAGCTTACCGGATGGCTACGGCAGCCTGTGGGGATCGCGCCAGTATGGTTCTATCGGTAACGCGCTACCGATGCAGCAGAACGACTACTTTACCGTAGGCGCCAGCGCTAACCTGCGCAAAATAGCGCCCTTCCTCGGTACGCTGAGCGTCAGCCGGACGAACAATAAATACACCGGTAGCACTTACACCAACTTCGATTACGATCAATCGCTGTTAGCCAATCGCTATGCGACGATTTCTCTTCGTGCCGGGATTCAGAACTATCAGTACAACAACAACGAAAATCTGCGCGATAAATACGTCAATATTGACATCTCTATCCCCTTCTCAACCTGGCTCAGCACCGGCGTATCCAGCCAGAACGGTAATATGCTGGCGAACGCTACGCTGCGCAAAAGCTTTGACGATAGCGCCATTACCCAGGTGGGAGCGTCTGTTTCAAAGCAGATTAAACAGAATAAAAATGATGATAGCAGCTATCGCTCCGATGATTACGCAGCGAATAGTTACGTCAGCTATGACACCAAATATAACGCTGGCACCGTATCGGTTAGCCGCTCATCGCAGCATAGTTCAAACTACAGCCTGAGTTCGCAGGGCAGCGTGGCCTGGACGCAAAAAAATATCTATGCCGGAAAAGGAACCCAAAGCGCGGGCCTGGTGGTCAACACCAATTTCACCGGCAAGGGCAGGATGATGGCGCAGATCAACGGCCAGAACTATCCCCTCACCGGCAAAAGCAACTTCATCAGCCTTCCGCCTTACGCGGAATACAAGGTGGAGCTGATGAACGACAAAAACTCAGAAGACAGCGTCGATATCGTAAACGGCCGCCGCAATAAAGTCGTGCTCTATCCGGGTAACGTCAGCGTGATTAATCCGGAAGTTAAACAGCTGGTCACCGTATTTGGCCGGGTGAAAGACCGCCGCGGCGGTTACTACGCCAACGCCGATATTCATAACCACATTGGTAAAACCCGAACCGACGAACTCGGCGAGTTCGCCATGGATGTCGATAAACGCTATCCGGTGATCACCCTGGTGGATAAATTCGGCGGCATTTGCGAAGTGGATCTTGATCTGAAAGAGGCGAAAGGCGCCGTGTGGGTCGGAGAGATTCCTTGTGAGATCCAACAACAAACGGCATCAGTGACTGGAGATGTTAAGAATGTCTATTAA
- the ecpA gene encoding common pilus major fimbrillin subunit EcpA translates to MKKIVLAGVVAAAFISSNAMANVEASATASWDASATKDTTSALVVTPLKSLAFQYAEGIKAFNSQKGAFDITIQGQSGATDFTLTSQVVSNTLSRTTDASTLAVGVSWNGNALSKTAPVTMIDAGNNISAGLDALAVATAYAGADRVSTQGSFDFTIDSATSDGSTAVPFKDLTDGYWSGDVRVQFNAVWTI, encoded by the coding sequence ATGAAAAAAATCGTATTAGCGGGTGTTGTGGCTGCAGCTTTTATCTCTTCCAACGCGATGGCTAACGTTGAAGCATCGGCCACTGCCAGCTGGGATGCTAGCGCAACTAAAGACACTACCAGTGCTCTGGTTGTAACTCCGCTGAAATCCCTGGCTTTCCAGTACGCTGAAGGGATTAAAGCGTTTAACTCTCAGAAAGGCGCTTTTGACATCACTATCCAGGGCCAGTCCGGCGCGACTGACTTCACTCTGACCTCACAGGTTGTCAGCAATACCCTGAGCCGTACCACTGACGCTTCTACCCTGGCTGTCGGTGTAAGCTGGAACGGAAACGCGCTGAGCAAAACCGCTCCTGTAACAATGATTGATGCTGGCAACAACATCTCTGCGGGTCTGGATGCTCTGGCTGTCGCTACCGCCTACGCTGGCGCCGATCGCGTTAGTACTCAGGGCTCCTTCGATTTCACTATCGATTCTGCTACTTCTGACGGCAGCACCGCAGTTCCGTTCAAAGACTTAACTGACGGTTACTGGAGCGGCGACGTTCGCGTTCAGTTCAACGCGGTCTGGACTATCTAA
- a CDS encoding LuxR C-terminal-related transcriptional regulator — protein MTPQKYEKAYCISCQYHCELYPQPTIKMINCIETHYCVWPDKNIYLKNGVQCFLINKHYNFSHAGFIFVDFSRYNIRLFTNNKWIEYLSRTGLRMILIADRLAQPLALYWKHRCKQIFSVINTSDTKDEIEKKIQLSFLGKRDERGYRQKLSDQEVLVLDHLLAEKSVKQIAKEMLVAEKRIYAIKLSLQNKMGGRGKLNIILSG, from the coding sequence ATGACACCGCAGAAATATGAGAAGGCATACTGCATAAGTTGTCAGTATCATTGTGAGTTATATCCGCAGCCTACGATAAAGATGATTAACTGCATTGAAACTCACTATTGCGTATGGCCCGATAAAAATATCTATTTAAAAAACGGAGTGCAGTGCTTTTTAATTAATAAGCACTATAACTTCTCTCATGCTGGTTTTATTTTTGTTGATTTTTCTCGCTATAACATTAGATTATTCACCAACAACAAATGGATTGAATATCTAAGCAGAACCGGATTACGGATGATTTTGATTGCCGACCGATTGGCGCAGCCGTTGGCTTTATACTGGAAGCATCGCTGCAAACAGATATTTTCGGTGATCAATACCAGTGATACTAAAGATGAGATCGAAAAGAAAATACAGCTTTCATTTCTCGGCAAAAGAGATGAACGAGGGTACCGCCAAAAATTAAGCGATCAAGAAGTACTCGTGTTGGATCATTTGCTTGCAGAGAAGTCAGTAAAACAGATAGCGAAAGAAATGCTGGTTGCAGAAAAGAGAATCTATGCAATCAAGCTAAGCTTGCAAAATAAGATGGGAGGCAGAGGGAAGTTAAACATAATTCTATCTGGATAA